From the Oryzias latipes chromosome 22, ASM223467v1 genome, one window contains:
- the LOC101173423 gene encoding ELM2 and SANT domain-containing protein 1: MRKAHLQTPPSGSQRASGGFCLERAASVHADSDFCFRFNLACRSPKTTQALGSLHFGLFMLTMSVPAQQKPNGKRTGKRITFFSDQTVAMKETSQHPDGVFYVPSGTSSDPGQSEAASTVTSNPEGPHVFLNSVIFSPDKGDQSRGHYQQTVPMKWAHQEPSQQQPSLSQQQRATTWASMPNWGQSFANYLGGLNVTEARTQNAFVKSMHETSGLPASNRASEKPAADVYRDAAKPRGMEWEQQAFQETLKPGVLNTQQQGPPHPGGSSVLQPFQLAFGQPKQHLPPYYQTFQGTRAALPNPPNYSGQNAVPSHRLEQLQKQKQMQRQQQHHVIQQQIQHHQQMQQQQIMQQQLQQQQLQHEQQQQKIQQRQQLQIQQQMQHQQLQQQNPHVLDFYSGAQNAPPELQPVVVHSQESSAPAAPKAQEPIIQDITPEPQQPSHPPQHPLQPDLPSHPQTQLQSQSQPRRSRRLSKEGGEPSDNPFLPVSSEQIKSENGALQAAPTGVIQSTRRKRRMSQEVNLEMLAQEALDRKPPSLEKESHRPWSPTNTEGMNTKCPRDDNLLPLVIPVSVPVLKQEPSSPGHDEAALAPSWTHGPANPQELGRRDHKPSVIVTRRRSLRNSLSEGSEPNDGLEGEKDDDGKKSKRRPRPDPLFIPPPKLIAPPVYSSITSYQSHLRSPVRLTDNPVTMPPYTPPPILSPVREGSGLYFSTFLSSVAASSGGLPPPATPKSATRSLLRTSSCDITPPVLSAMSEATPVSIEPRINIGSRYQAEIPELRLRSDAELDQHRAELVWAPLSALEEKPDFKQKVEDLMHLACSSVLFGGGTNQELAHHCLHQCEGDIMAALSMLLLKNPIFPRSHHLSRYHYSGSDSWTAAERRQFNKGIGTYKKDFFMVQKQVTTKTVAQCVEFYYSFKKQVKIGRSGTLVYGVSEPPESRTTAEELDLKGPHRLEPQPEEDSRKWEGSPDRKLDVCPTGVTHSLQPAENSGLVFIMKSQEHVARDQPLSRVIHPSPLNAKPRYDVTPRRSSPSAGNQVLAGQEGEFPCKKCGRVFYKVKSRSAHMKSHAEQEKKAAALRQKEAEERAAAFLAAGHQNGKQLSRTNEDFSGGEDEEDWHLEEGRRH, encoded by the exons ATGAGAAAAGCCCACCTTCAGACCCCGCCCAGTGGGTCCCAGAGAGCTTCAGGGGGATTTTGTCTCGAACGAGCGGCCTCGGTTCACGCAGACTCGGACTTCTGTTTTCGTTTTAATCTGGCTTGTCGGAGTCCGAAGACGACACAGGCGCTCGGATCGCTCCACTTCGGCCTGTTCATGCTCACCATGAGTGTGCCGGCCCAGCAGAAACCCAACGGTAAAAGAACAGGCAAGCGCATCACGTTTTTCAGCGATCAAACCGTAGCCATGAAGGAGACGTCTCAGCATCCCGACGGAGTCTTTTATGTCCCGAGCGGCACCTCCTCGGATCCCGGACAGAGCGAGGCGGCGAGCACTGTGACCTCCAATCCAGAGGGTCCTCACGTGTTCCTCAACTCTGTCATCTTCAGCCCGGATAAGGGCGACCAGAGCAGGGGCCACTATCAGCAGACTGTACCCATGAAATGGGCCCACCAGGAGCCCAGTCAGCAGCAGCCCTCCCTGTCCCAGCAGCAGAGGGCCACCACTTGGGCCAGCATGCCCAACTGGGGGCAAAGCTTCGCAAACTATCTGGGAGGACTGAACGTAACAGAAGCAAGAACTCAAAATGCTTTTGTCAAATCGATGCACGAGACTTCTGGCTTACCGGCATCGAACCGAGCGTCAGAGAAGCCTGCAGCAGATGTGTACCGAGATGCGGCCAAGCCTCGGGGTATGGAGTGGGAGCAGCAGGCTTTTCAGGAGACGCTGAAACCGGGAGTGCTCAACACCCAGCAGCAGGGTCCGCCCCACCCCGGAGGGAGCAGCGTTCTGCAGCCTTTCCAGCTGGCCTTCGGTCAGCCCAAGCAGCACCTACCGCCGTACTATCAGACCTTTCAGGGGACCCGGGCCGCTCTTCCCAACCCGCCGAACTACTCGGGCCAGAACGCCGTGCCCTCGCATCGCTtggagcagctgcagaagcAAAAGCAGatgcagcggcagcagcagcatcacgtAATCCAGCAGCAAATTCAGCACCACCAAcaaatgcaacaacaacaaatcatgcagcagcagctgcagcagcaacaatTACAGCACgagcagcagcaacaaaagATCCAGCAGCGGCAACAGCTCCAGATTCAgcagcaaatgcagcatcagcaGTTGCAACAACAAAACCCCCATGTGCTTGACTTTTACTCTGGTGCACAAAATGCGCCCCCTGAACTGCAGCCTGTTGTGGTTCACTCCCAAGAGTCCTCCGCTCCCGCTGCACCAAAGGCACAGGAGCCCATCATCCAGGACATCACCCCGGAACCCCAGCAGCCCTCCCACCCGCCACAGCACCCCCTGCAGCCCGACCTGCCCTCACACCCTCAGACGCAGCTCCAGTCCCAATCGCAGCCCCGCAGATCCCGGCGACTGTCCAAGGAAGGGGGGGAGCCGTCCGACAACCCTTTTCTCCCGGTCTCCTCTGAGCAGATCAAGTCCGAAAACGGGGCCCTGCAGGCTGCACCCACGGGAGTCATCCAGAGCACGCGCAGGAAGCGCCGCATGTCTCAGGAGGTCAACCTGGAGATGCTGGCCCAGGAGGCGCTGGACAGGAAGCCTCCCTCACTCGAGAAG GAATCCCACAGACCGTGGAGTCCCACCAACACGGAGGGCATGAACACAAAGTGCCCACGAGACGACAACCTTCTGCCGCTCGTCATCCCCGTTTCTGTTCCGGTCCTGAAGCAGGAACCGTCATCTCCTGGACACGACGAGGCAGCTCTGGCTCCCAGCTGGACCCACGGGCCTGCCAATCCACAGGAGCTGGGCCGGCGGGATCACAAGCCGTCTGTGATCGTCACTCGGAGACGCTCCCTCAGGAATTCCTTATCTGAAGGCTCAGAGCCG AATGACGGTTTGGAGGGAGAAAAGGACGACGACGGCAAAAAGTCAAAGCGGCGGCCCCGGCCCGACCCGCTCTTCATCCCGCCGCCCAAACTCATCGCTCCGCCCGTCTATTCCAGCATCACCTCGTACCAAAGTCACCTGCGCTCTCCGGTCCGCCTCACCGATAACCCAGTCACGATGCCGCCCTACACGCCGCCGCCGATCCTTAGCCCTGTCCGCGAAGGCTCGGGCCTCTACTTTTCCACGTTCCTGTCATCCGTGGCAGCAAGCAGCGGCGGCCTGCCGCCGCCTGCAACCCCGAAGTCCGCCACACGCAGTTTGCTGCGTACCA GCAGCTGTGACATCACACCGCCGGTGCTGTCTGCTATGAGCGAGGCCACGCCTGTCAGCATCGAGCC ACGGATCAATATCGGATCTCGGTACCAGGCAGAGATTCCAGAGCTGAGACTGAGATCCGACGCCGAGCTGGATCAGCATCGGGCCGAGCTGGTTTGGGCTCCACTGAGTGCTTTGGAGGAGAAACCCGACTTCAAGCAGAAAG TGGAAGACCTCATGCACCTGGCCTGCTCCAGTGTTTTGTTTGGGGGGGGCACCAACCAGGAGTTAGCTCACCATTGTCTGCACCAGTGTGAAGGGGACATAATG gcGGCTTTGTCCATGCTGTTGCTGAAGAATCCAATCTTCCCCAGGTCGCATCACCTGTCCAGGTACCATTACTCGG GATCAGACAGCTGGACGGCAGCTGAGAGGCGCCAGTTCAACAAAGGCATCGGCACATACAAGAAGGACTTCTTCATGGTGCAGAAACAG GTAACCACCAAGACGGTAGCGCAGTGCGTGGAGTTCTACTACTCCTTTAAGAAACAGGTGAAGATCGGTCGCAGCGGGACGCTGGTTTACGGCGTGTCCGAGCCCCCGGAGAGCCGGACCACTGCTGAGGAGCTGGACCTCAAG GGCCCTCACAGACTGGAGCCGCAGCCGGAGGAGGACAGCAGGAAGTGGGAAGGTTCGCCTGACAGGAAGCTGGACGTCTGTCCCACCGGGGTGACCCACTcgctgcagcctgcagagaaC TCTGGTTTGGTCTTCATCATGAAGAGCCAGGAGCATGTGGCCAGAGACCAGCCGCTGTCCAgggtcatccatccatctccccTCAACGCCAAGCCGCGTTATGACGTCACGCCGCGACGCTCCAGCCCCTCTGCGGGCAACCAAGTGCTCGCCGGTCAGGAGGGGGAATTCCCCTGCAAGAAGTGCGGCAG GGTTTTCTACAAGGTGAAGAGCCGCAGCGCCCACATGAAGAGCCACGCCGAGCAGGAGAAGAAGGCGGCGGCTCTGCGGCAGAAAGAAGCCGAGGAGCGGGCGGCGGCCTTCCTGGCTGCGGGGCACCAGAACGGAAAGCAGCTGAGCAGGACCAATGAGGACTTTTCAGGCGGCGAGGACGAGGAGGACTGGCACTTGGAGGAAGGTCGTAGACACTGA
- the crip1 gene encoding cysteine-rich protein 1, whose product MPKCPSCDKEVYFAERVSSLGKDWHRPCLKCEKCRKTLSAGSHAEHDGKPYCNNPCYSAMFGPKGFGRGGAESHSYK is encoded by the exons ATGCCCAAGTGCCCGAGCTGCGATAAGGAggtttattttg CCGAGAGAGTGTCTTCCTTGGGAAAGGATTGGCACAGGCCCTGCTTAAAATGCGAAAAGTGCCGCAAGACCCTGTCAGCGGGCTCACATGCAGAG CATGACGGTAAACCCTACTGTAATAACCCCTGCTATAGTGCTATGTTTGGACCTAAAG GCTTTGGACGTGGTGGAGCTGAAAGCCACAGCTATAAATAG